In a single window of the Penaeus monodon isolate SGIC_2016 chromosome 3, NSTDA_Pmon_1, whole genome shotgun sequence genome:
- the LOC119587728 gene encoding basic salivary proline-rich protein 1-like, translating into MLTERRVGGRRGSDNSLTSVIEPLANEQRKKKEKRKTEEDPRKTRGRPEEDPRKTRGRPEEDPRKTRGRPEEDRGRPEEDPRKTRGRPEEDPRKTRGRPKEDPWKTRGRPEEDPRKTRGRPEEDPRKTRGRPEEDPRKTRGRPEEDPRKTRGRPEEDPRKTRGRPEEDPRKTQGRPEEDPRKTRGRPEEDPRKTRGRPVEDRGRPEEDRGRPEEDPRKTRGRPEEDRGRPEEDPRKTRGRPEEDPWV; encoded by the exons ATGCTAACTGAGCGGCGCGTCGGTGGTCGTCGGGGATCTGATAACAGCCTCACATCCGTAATTGAGCCATTGGCTAACGAGCAGCGG aaaaagaaggaaaagaggaagaccgAGGAAGACCCGAGGAAGACCCGAGGAAGACCCGAGGAAGACCCGAGGAAGACCCGAGGAAGACCCGAGGAAGACCCGAGGAAGACCCGAGGAAGACCCGAGGAAGACCGAGGAAGACCCGAGGAAGACCCGAGGAAGACCCGAGGAAGACCCGAGGAAGACCCGAGGAAGACCCGAGGAAGACCCAAGGAAGACCCGTGGAAGACCCGAGGAAGACCCGAGGAAGACCCGAGGAAGACCCGAGGAAGACCCGAGGAAGACCCGAGGAAGACCCGAGGAAGACCCGAGGAAGACCCGAGGAAGACCCGTGGAAGACCCGAGGAAGACCCGAGGAAGACCCGAGGAAGACCCGAGGAAGACCCGAGGAAGACCCGAGGAAGACCCGAGGAAGACCCGAGGAAGACCCAAGGAAGACCCGAGGAAGACCCGAGGAAGACCCGAGGAAGACCCGAGGAAGACCCGAGGAAGACCCGAGGAAGACCCGTGGAAGACCGAGGAAGACCCGAGGAAGACCGAGGAAGACCCGAGGAAGACCCGAGGAAGACCCGTGGAAGACCCGAGGAAGACCGAGGAAGACCCGAGGAAGACCCGAGGAAGACCCGAGGAAGACCCGAGGAAGACCCCTGGGTGTAG